Proteins found in one Aethina tumida isolate Nest 87 chromosome 1, icAetTumi1.1, whole genome shotgun sequence genomic segment:
- the LOC109606830 gene encoding pickpocket protein 28-like yields the protein MATGKRTKCQCKCKNLRKYFSEYCENTSIHGLHYFAQNRTKLEILFWIVAEVTALMFVCYMIYVLGNKFISVPVIVSFSTKETPIFKIPFPTVTICSNARFTSTTVNYAELMRKVRTKQNLTEEELSNLNYAAPTCYEQFQRTHLREKFYQKTLSNDVIDFFNKTKRHFLHNCFWMGMEMECDDFTPVLTEDGVCWSFNNLDKSELFRDDVYNHPDFFNSRKSDWDIEEGYKSKSVFGYPGRSLMSGHSKALVIILYSKRRTVDPLCVFDDGGGYEVSVHIPGKQSRLSQDFITVGSNMNVMAAIQPSIISTSSAVKDYPSSRRDCFFQSEKRLRFYKIYTQSNCFLECYANATLQTCDCVPFYMPRTNDTRICGVGSAGCIKVAEEVVLLKTLSSKVGLKDEIFEMFENYSTTFSCNCLPMCSDINYNMEISQSPFKNQRWIKRMSEKKKYNDSDVEYDESQIKDLYVEDDEVVDVASLTLFMKKNHVETKERNEVYGFIDFLSGFGGLLGLFTGFSLLSFTEIIYFLTVRIFGNFKLFGNWHGEKHD from the exons ATGGCCACAGGCAAGAGAACAAAATGCCAGTGCAAGTGCAAAAATTTACGTAAATATTTCAGCGAATACTGCGAAAACACTAGCATTCATGGTCTGCATTATTTTGCCCAAAATAGAACCAAACTGGAAAT ACTTTTTTGGATTGTTGCAGAAGTTACAGCTTTGATGTTTGTCTGTTATATGATTTACGTTCTTGGTAATAAGTTCATATCAGTGCCCGTAATTGTGTCATTTTCCACTAAAGAGACGCccattttcaaaataccttTTCCAACTGTTACAATCTGTTCAAATGCGAGATTCACCTCAACCACAGTAAATTACGCGGAATTAATGCGAAAAGTTCgaactaaacaaaatttaacagaagaggaactatcaaatttaaactatGCAGCACCAACTTGCTATGAACAGTTTCAAAGAACTCACTTgagagaaaaattttatcaaaaaacattATCGAATGATGTAATTGATTTCTTTAATAAG ACCAAAAGGCATTTTCTCCATAATTGTTTTTGGATGGGAATGGAAATGGAATGCGATGACTTTACTCCAGTTTTAACTGAAGACGGGGTGTGCTGGTCCTTTAACAACCTGGACAAATCGGAACTTTTCAGAGATGACGT ttacaaCCACCCAGATTTCTTCAATAGTCGAAAATCTGATTGGGACATAGAGGAGGGATACAAATCAAAATCTGTATTTGGTTATCCAGGAAGATCCTTAATGAGTGGCCACAGCAAAGCTCTGGTTATTATTCTGTACTCCAAAAGAAGAACTGTTGATCCTTTATGCGTTTTCGATGATGGAGGAGGATACGAGGTCAGCGTTCACATACCAGGGAAACAATCTAGATTGTCGCAAGACTTCATAACGGTAGGCTCGAACATGAACGTGATGGCAGCCATACAACCTTCGATTATTTCCACTTCATCAGCTGTGAAAGACTATCCTTCATCACGAAGGGATTGTTTCTTCCAATCGGAGAAACGTTTGAGgttctacaaaatttatacacaAAGCAACTGTTTCCTGGAATGTTACGCAAATGCTACGTTGCAAACTTGTGATTGCGTCCCTTTTTACATGccca GAACGAACGATACGAGAATTTGTGGTGTAGGATCGGCGGGATGTATAAAAGTGGCTGAGGAAGTAGTGTTGTTGAAAACTTTATCATCTAAGGTTGGGTTAAAAGATGAGATTTTTGAGATGTTTGAAAACTATTCCACAACATTTTCTTGTAACTGTTTACCAATGTGCtctgatattaattataacatggAGATCTCCCAAAGtccttttaaaaatcaaaggtGGATCAAACGAATGAGTGAAAAGAAGAAATACAACGATAG TGATGTTGAATACGATGAGTCTCAAATTAAAGATTTGTATGTGGAGGATGATGAGGT ggTGGATGTTGCATCGTTGACCTTGTTTATGAAGAAAAATCACGTTGAAACTAAAGAACGAAATGAAGTGTATggttttatagattttctTTCAGGTTTTGGAGGGTTGCTGGGACTTTTTACTGGATTTTCATTGTTGTCGTTTAccgaaattatatattttttaacagtgCGAATTTTTGGGAATTTTAAGCTCTTTGGAAATTGGCACGGCGAAAAACACGACTag
- the LOC109606943 gene encoding pickpocket protein 28: MSENSHKSITLKEKLSIYFREYSLFTGIHGVAFVAEKRTWCEKLWWIFAICCSLYCCIYLIMLTWNKWITTPVIVSFATQETPIFDIPHPAVTICPEVKTRPNIFNYTDLLFKKEDGIQLDPEIEQQFSYISEVCIFHPELKYPVPKYFDDGIYEFFEKTSPKFYEDIRDCWFMGQEYNCKDLFKPIIADEGLCYTFNLLDRSDMLADSIVHFKNYHKMSEGKADWSLSKGYTTAKGRDVYPKRALYAGALFALELKFMVNDEDLDFTCGTSIQGYKIQIHQPGMLPRPKNQHFRIPLDQSVIAAVMPNMITTSAAVKNYSPERRKCYFSSERQLKYFKAYNQQNCQIECITNYTLSKCGCVDFYMPREAATPICGTPMKSCVKKADDDRLNDGIDAQLNERIGLKFEPSEVYKDTLKCDCLPECTSMSYIVENSQSDWDWIKKYQFDRKSPSYNKTKIHMSYLQVFFKSNQFITSERNELYGPTDFAANVGGLLGLFTGFSVLSLVELIYFLTLRIFCNIKLYGVKYWYGKFE, from the exons ATGTCGGAAAACTCGCATAAATCAATCACACTAAAAGAAAAGCTATCTATATATTTTCGCGAGTATAGCTTATTTACAGGTATTCACGGTGTTGCTTTTGTTGCTGAAAAACGAACCTGGTGTGAAAA gCTTTGGTGGATATTTGCAATATGTTGTTCATTGTACTGTTGCATATATTTGATAATGCTCACTTGGAACAAATGGATTACGACTCCAGTAATTGTTAGTTTTGCGACGCAAGAGACACCTATTTTTGACATTCCACATCCTGCCGTAACAATTTGCCCAGAAGTCAAAACAAGACCTAATATTTTCAACTACactgatttattgtttaagaaaGAGGATGGTATTCAGCTAGATCCAGAAAT AGAGCAACAATTCAGTTACATCTCAGAAGTTTGCATATTCCATCCAGAGTTGAAATATCctgttccaaaatattttgatgatgGTATTTATGAGTTTTTTGAGAAAACTTCTCCGAAGTTTTATGAAGATATTAGAGACTGTTGGTTTATGGGGCaagaatataattgtaaagatCTTTTCAAGCCTATTATAGCAGATGAAGGTTTATGTTACACCTTTAATTTACTAGACAGATCTGATATGTTAGCAGATTCAat TGTTCACTTCAAAAACTATCATAAAATGTCAGAGGGGAAAGCTGATTGGTCTTTATCGAAAGGATATACAACTGCAAAAGGCAGAGATGTTTATCCAAAAAGAGCACTCTATGCTGGAGCACTTTTCGCTCTTGAACTGAAATTTATGGTTAATGATGAAGATTTGGATTTCACTTGTGGAACATCTATTCAAGGTTATAAG ATTCAGATCCATCAACCAGGAATGTTGCCTCGTCCAAAAAACCAGCACTTCAGGATACCGCTGGACCAGTCAGTAATTGCAGCAGTGATGCCTAACATGATCACAACTTCAGCTGCTGTAAAAAATTACTCGCCTGAAAGAAGAAAATGCTATTTTTCCTCTGAAAgacagttaaaatatttcaaagccTATAACCaacaaaattgtcaaattgaaTGTATTACTAATTATACTCTAAGTAAATGTGGATGTGTTGATTTTTACATGCCAA GAGAAGCTGCAACTCCTATTTGTGGAACACCAATGAAAAGCTGCGTGAAGAAAGCGGAtg ATGATCGTTTAAACGATGGAATTGATGCGCAACTAAACGAAAGAAttggattaaaatttgaacctTCAGAAGTCTACAAGGACACCCTTAAATGTGACTGCCTTCCAGAATGCACCTCGATGTCGTACATTGTCGAAAACTCACAGTCTGATTGGGATTGGATCAAAAAATATCAGTTCGATCGTAAATCACCATCTTACAACAAAACAAA gaTTCACATGTCTTATCTTCAAGTGTTCTTCAAGTCTAATCAGTTTATAACTTCTGAAAGGAATGAGTTATATGGTCCTACAGATTTCGCTGCCAATGTTGGAGGTCTTTTGGGACTTTTTACAGGATTCTCCGTTTTATCTTTGGTGGAACTTATCTACTTCTTAACATTGaggattttttgtaatattaagttGTATGGTGTCAAATATTGGTATGGAAAATTCGAATAg
- the LOC109608739 gene encoding pickpocket protein 28: MQLKIKVIISLPHIPKGTGSKMFGNCCCGKHGDVEISKNGTSSEEVEIKQRRFTFKENLQFYAKEYCDGGTIHGFKYLAENRTIFEKIWWVISIILSITLCVFLVIVTYDRWENAPVLVSFATKETSIWEVPFPAITICPETKSRPTIFNYSKYLDLKKHNVELTTEEEEKFGYLSLICERKSGIVYKSHHLSKKHVFDFFDQVQPKFMDNISECKYLGENYNCSDLFFPIMTDEGVCYTFNLLDRSEIFTDVVTHYKNYHSAPKSEGWSLEKGYNSNVGIKTYPKRALFSGAKYALEAKLTIYDDELDYDCGSSLLGWKIQVSHPSRMPRVREQHFQVPLDKSVKAAVLPDMTVTSDAVKNYDPSRRNCYFPSERPLQFFKIYTQQNCQIECKTRYTYKKCGCTNFYMPRFANMSVCSAGMINCIYEAEHDLLFTDIKQNLMRKQGQQIDDEIDCDCLPICTSMYYKEERSMSDWNWRNKYPLKPGEDIKRYNQKHMSYFQVFMKGNQFITLDRSELFGPTDFLANFGGLLGLCIGFSLLTLIEVIYYLTVRIVCNIILYGKRNWSGKID; encoded by the exons ATGCAGTTAAAGATCAAGGTGATCATTAGTTTACCTCATATACCGAAAGGTACCGGATCGAAAATGTTTGGCAACTG TTGTTGTGGAAAACATGGTGATGTGGAAATCAGTAAAAATGGTACTAGTTCGGAAGAagtagaaataaaacaaagacgTTTTACTTTCAAGGAAAATCTACAATTTTATGCAAAAGAATACTGTGACGGAGGAACTATACATGGATTCAAATATTTGGCCGAAAATAGaactatttttgaaaa AATCTGGTGggttattagtataatattgtCAATCACCCTCTGTGTATTTTTGGTGATAGTAACTTATGATCGATGGGAAAACGCTCCAGTCTTAGTAAGTTTTGCTACTAAAGAGACATCTATTTGGGAAGTACCTTTTCCAGCAATTACAATTTGTCCTGAAACTAAATCTCGACCaactatttttaactattctaAGTATTTGGATTTGAAAAAACACAATGTTGAACTAACCACTGAAGA ggaAGAAAAATTTGGGTACTTATCTCTGATATGTGAGAGAAAATCTGGCATAGTTTACAAATCACatcatttatcaaaaaaacatGTATTCGATTTTTTCGACCag GTACAACCAAAATTTATGGACAACATATCTGAGTGTAAATATTTgggtgaaaattataattgctctGATTTGTTTTTTCCTATCATGACAGATGAGGGAGTTTGCTACACCTTTAACCTCTTGGACCGATCAGAAATATTCACTGATGTAGT tacccattataaaaattatcattccGCCCCAAAATCTGAGGGCTGGAGTTTAGAAAAAGGCTATAATTCCAACGTTGGCATCAAAACCTATCCAAAACGTGCTCTTTTCTCTGGTGCAAAATATGCCCTTGAAGCTAAACTCACAATCTACGATGACGAACTGGATTACGACTGTGGATCATCTCTCCTAGGCTGGAAGATACAAGTCTCACATCCATCCAGGATGCCGAGAGTGCGTGAACAACATTTTCAAGTCCCTTTGGACAAATCAGTCAAAGCTGCTGTTTTGCCCGATATGACCGTCACTTCAGACGCCGTAAAAAACTATGACCCGTCCAGGAGGAATTGTTACTTTCCTAGTGAGAGGCCGTTGcagttttttaagatttatacccaacaaaattgtcaaattgaaTGTAAAACTCGGTATACCTATAAGAAGTGTGGATgcactaatttttatatgccaa GGTTTGCGAATATGTCTGTTTGCAGTGCTGGAATGATTAATTGTATCTATGAAGCTGAAC ATGACTTGTTGTTTACGGATATAAAGCAGAACTTGATGAGGAAACAAGGACAACAAATCGATGATGAAATTGATTGTGATTGTCTGCCTATTTGTACTTCCATGTATTACAAAGAAGAAAGATCGATGTCAGATTGGAATTGGAGGAACAAATACCCTTTGAAACCTGGGGAAGATATTAAAAGATACAATCA GAAACACATGTCATATTTTCAGGTTTTCATGAAAGGAAACCAGTTTATAACTCTCGATAGAAGTGAATTGTTTGGGCCCACAGATTTTTTGGCTAATTTTGGAGGTTTATTGGGATTATGTATTGGATTTTCTTTACTAACATTGATAGAAGTTATATATTACTTAACCGTTCgaattgtttgtaatattattttgtacggCAAAAGAAATTGGTCTGGaaaaattgactaa
- the LOC109608608 gene encoding pickpocket protein 28-like — MFSKQGNLKLDSGDHIEIDFEMKRSGSLTSNDKIPEKELVKLENGPKKYKRKYPGFRKNVHDYFTEFTENTGIHGFKYMGEQNRSVFEKIFWVLLFCVSLYFCIGLIIQTWVKWDQSPVLVSFARSPTPVWQIPFPAVTICSETKMRQRKFNFTDVYNKYTKQRNISEEELQNFSNSALVCDNHLYNDGNKTTDFKTIEYLMGVAPQFSDIFFSCKWTMHNDSCYNLFTPHLTDEGLCFTFNMLDKPELVNNNVFLHGDYMSHGRKSQGWALEMGYPKDSPKDTFPRRAMSAGAAGGLFLVLSAYKQDLDYICRGPVQGFRILLHNPAEIPRVQMQYFRVPLNQEMVVAIKPDMMTTSEGLRDYDPMRRQCFFSSERKLAFYKSYTQQNCQIECLTNATLAACGCVAYYMPHEEHTDICGSGSIKCMFDAQSALLEKEVQEGLDNMAIDDLELSSMNISNCNCLPACTSLTYNAETSQAEFNYKEVFQAYEANISEFPGIQMSRLTLFFKDQQFITSERNELYGQTDFLANCGGILGLFTGFSFLSIVEIFYFLSLRLICNVKKYGRKYWSASPTLINDDGYLH, encoded by the exons ATGTTTTCCAAGCAGGGGAATCTAAAACTTGACAGTGGTGATCATATTGAAATTG ATTTTGAAATGAAGAGATCTGGCTCGCTCACATCCAACGATAAAATACCAGAGAAAGAACTGGTGAAGTTGGAGAATGGACCCAAAAAATACAAGAGAAAATATCCTGGCTTTAGGAAAAATGTCCATGACTACTTCACcgaatttactgaaaataccGGAATCCACGGTTTCAAATATATGGGAGAACAAAATCGCTCTGTTTTCGAGaa AATTTTCTGGGTGTTACTTTTTTGCGTTTCATTGTACTTTTGTATTGGGTTGATAATACAAACATGGGTAAAATGGGATCAATCGCCAGTTTTGGTAAGCTTTGCCAGAAGTCCTACTCCAGTTTGGCAAATTCCGTTTCCTGCAGTAACGATTTGTTCTGAGACAAAAATGAGACAAAgaaaattcaactttactgATGTCTATAATAAGTACACCAAGCAAAGAAACATATCTGAGGAGGA attacaaaatttttcaaacagTGCATTGGTCTGCGATAACCATTTATACAATGATGGCAACAAAACAACCGACTTTAAAACCATTGAATATTTGATGGGg GTTGCACCTCAATTCTCGGACATTTTTTTCAGTTGTAAATGGACAATGCATAATGACTCCTGCTACAATTTGTTCACACCCCATCTAACCGACGAGGGACTGTGTTTCACCTTTAACATGCTCGACAAGCCcgaattagttaataataacgT ATTCCTCCACGGAGATTACATGTCACACGGTCGTAAATCCCAAGGATGGGCTCTGGAAATGGGCTATCCAAAAGATTCACCCAAGGACACGTTCCCCAGACGCGCCATGTCGGCTGGAGCAGCAGGAGGCTTGTTCTTGGTTTTGTCCGCTTACAAGCAAGATTTAGATTACATATGTCGCGGGCCTGTCCAAGGATTTAGA ATTCTCTTGCACAATCCTGCAGAAATTCCCAGAGTCCAAATGCAATATTTCAGAGTACCATTGAATCAGGAGATGGTGGTGGCTATAAAACCGGACATGATGACTACTTCAGAAGGTTTAAGGGATTATGACCCTATGAGGAGACAGTGCTTTTTCTCTAGTGAAAGAAAATTAgcgttttataaaagttatactCAACAAAACTGTCAGATCGAATGCTTAACTAATGCCACTCTAGCTGCCTGTGGATGTGTCGCCTATTATATGCCTC atgAGGAACACACGGATATTTGTGGCTCTGGTAGTATAAAGTGTATGTTCGATGCACAAAGTGCTCTGTTGGAAAAGGAAGTACAGGAAGGTTTGGATAATATGGCAATCGACGATTTGGAATTGAGTTCCATGAACATTTCAAACTGCAACTGTTTACCAGCTTGTACATCTTTGACCTACAACGCGGAAACTTCTCAAGCAGAGTTCAACTATAAAGAGGTTTTCCAAGCTTACGAGGCCAACATCAGTGAATTTCCagg aatACAGATGTCGAGGCTGACGCTCTTCTTCAAGGACCAGCAGTTCATCACGTCGGAAAGGAACGAATTGTATGGCCAGACCGATTTCCTTGCCAACTGTGGAGGTATTCTGGGCTTATTCACAGGTTTCTCTTTCTTGTCCATCGTTGAGATATTCTACTTTTTGTCCTTGAGGCTGATATGCAACGTGAAGAAATATGGAAGAAAGTATTGGTCCGCTTCTCCAACTTTGATCAACGACGATGGTTatctacattaa
- the LOC109608613 gene encoding ADP/ATP translocase 1 isoform X1, with the protein MVHLDRAKEITITFFLSGTISMTTKTLVAPMERTKMILQNQGSAYQVLTGERKPYNGVLDVLRRIPKEQVGYLAFWRGNGVNLIRTFPTMAFNFAFNDIYNNISNLFYDTKKYFAFSKLSCGGLAGFTTGTLLYPLEFCQTKLASDFGSDPHFVKDRVQREYSGLSNCIYKVYHREGFLGYYKGWIVECQGIFWYRGLYFGLHALSKDRYLKWSNIKDGKVPFLPNFLLAMMTTVTAGCAAYPFDTVGRRLMLDSAREKEYKLFNNSRDAVRKLYKQGGIRIFYKGALVNSVRSVSSALVLSLYDLILDATDWKNKIKK; encoded by the exons ATGGTTCATCTCGATCGTGCAAAGGAGATCACAATCACCTTTTTCTTATCAGGAACAATATCAATGACTACTAAAACATTAGTGGCTCCAATGGAGCGTACGAAAATGATACTCCAAAATCAAGGATCTGCTTATCAAGTACTAACAGGAGAACGAAAACCTTACAATGGTGTTTTGGATGTCTTGAGACGAATCCCCAAAGAACAGGTT GGTTATTTGGCTTTTTGGAGAGGCAACGGGGTCAATCTGATCAGAACTTTCCCCACAATGGCTTTCAACTTTGCTTTCAACGACATTTATAACAACATCTCCAATCTTTTTTATGACACCAAGAAATATTTCGCATTTTCTAAACTCAGTTGCGGAGGTTTAGCCGGATTTACCACTGGTACATTACTATACCCATTAGAATTTTGTCAAACCAAACTAGCTAGTGATTTTGGATCAGACCCACATTTTGTTAAAGATAGAGTTCAACGAGAATATTCTGGGTTGTCTAATTGTATTTACAAGGTATACCATAGAGAAGGCTTCTTAGGTTACTACAAAGGATGGATCGTTGAATGTCAAGGTATATTTTGGTACCGAGGATTATACTTTGGACTGCACGCACTTTCCAAAGatagatatttgaaatggTCCAACATCAAAGACGGGAAAGTTCCTTTTCTTCCCAATTTTCTTCTTGCtatg atgACTACAGTTACAGCTGGATGCGCGGCTTATCCATTTGACACTGTTGGGAGACGGTTAATGTTAGATTCTGCACGGGAAAAAGAGTATAAGCTGTTCAACAATAGCAGGGATGCAgtaagaaaattatacaaacaagGTGGTATCCGCATTTTCTACAAG GGTGCTCTGGTAAATTCGGTTCGTTCTGTTAGCAGTGCTTTGGTTCTATCTTTGTATGATTTAATTCTCGACGCAACTGATTggaagaacaaaattaaaaagtga
- the LOC109608613 gene encoding ADP/ATP translocase 1 isoform X2: MVHLDRAKEITITFFLSGTISMTTKTLVAPMERTKMILQNQGSAYQVLTGERKPYNGVLDVLRRIPKEQGYLAFWRGNGVNLIRTFPTMAFNFAFNDIYNNISNLFYDTKKYFAFSKLSCGGLAGFTTGTLLYPLEFCQTKLASDFGSDPHFVKDRVQREYSGLSNCIYKVYHREGFLGYYKGWIVECQGIFWYRGLYFGLHALSKDRYLKWSNIKDGKVPFLPNFLLAMMTTVTAGCAAYPFDTVGRRLMLDSAREKEYKLFNNSRDAVRKLYKQGGIRIFYKGALVNSVRSVSSALVLSLYDLILDATDWKNKIKK, translated from the exons ATGGTTCATCTCGATCGTGCAAAGGAGATCACAATCACCTTTTTCTTATCAGGAACAATATCAATGACTACTAAAACATTAGTGGCTCCAATGGAGCGTACGAAAATGATACTCCAAAATCAAGGATCTGCTTATCAAGTACTAACAGGAGAACGAAAACCTTACAATGGTGTTTTGGATGTCTTGAGACGAATCCCCAAAGAACAG GGTTATTTGGCTTTTTGGAGAGGCAACGGGGTCAATCTGATCAGAACTTTCCCCACAATGGCTTTCAACTTTGCTTTCAACGACATTTATAACAACATCTCCAATCTTTTTTATGACACCAAGAAATATTTCGCATTTTCTAAACTCAGTTGCGGAGGTTTAGCCGGATTTACCACTGGTACATTACTATACCCATTAGAATTTTGTCAAACCAAACTAGCTAGTGATTTTGGATCAGACCCACATTTTGTTAAAGATAGAGTTCAACGAGAATATTCTGGGTTGTCTAATTGTATTTACAAGGTATACCATAGAGAAGGCTTCTTAGGTTACTACAAAGGATGGATCGTTGAATGTCAAGGTATATTTTGGTACCGAGGATTATACTTTGGACTGCACGCACTTTCCAAAGatagatatttgaaatggTCCAACATCAAAGACGGGAAAGTTCCTTTTCTTCCCAATTTTCTTCTTGCtatg atgACTACAGTTACAGCTGGATGCGCGGCTTATCCATTTGACACTGTTGGGAGACGGTTAATGTTAGATTCTGCACGGGAAAAAGAGTATAAGCTGTTCAACAATAGCAGGGATGCAgtaagaaaattatacaaacaagGTGGTATCCGCATTTTCTACAAG GGTGCTCTGGTAAATTCGGTTCGTTCTGTTAGCAGTGCTTTGGTTCTATCTTTGTATGATTTAATTCTCGACGCAACTGATTggaagaacaaaattaaaaagtga